The following proteins are encoded in a genomic region of Natronorubrum halophilum:
- a CDS encoding DUF5789 family protein, which yields MSDDGPSRDRAQDRAEQRKSQRADTTESILEDVERHLGELEYPITSEEIASEYGSEPIDMPNETESLGSVFDRLTNEEYDSPEEVREAVYGEITGEAGNPNEANAERDLDALDEENQGSLGESGGDSL from the coding sequence ATGAGCGACGACGGTCCAAGCCGCGACCGCGCACAGGATCGCGCCGAGCAACGGAAATCCCAGCGGGCCGATACGACCGAATCGATCCTCGAGGATGTCGAGCGCCACTTGGGGGAGCTCGAGTACCCGATTACGAGCGAGGAGATCGCCTCGGAGTACGGGAGCGAGCCGATCGACATGCCCAACGAGACGGAGTCGCTGGGAAGCGTCTTCGACCGACTGACGAACGAGGAGTACGATAGCCCCGAGGAGGTTCGCGAGGCGGTCTACGGTGAGATCACCGGCGAGGCCGGCAATCCGAACGAGGCGAACGCCGAGCGTGATCTCGACGCTCTCGACGAGGAGAACCAGGGATCGCTCGGCGAGAGCGGCGGCGACTCCCTCTGA
- a CDS encoding HalOD1 output domain-containing protein encodes MAQDQPITLDVAQRIAELEGVPLEELQPPLHTAIDTDALNSFFESSGSDRLQPAIEFTHKGYTIQIDPSGDVTVTDTDPVTASGNSSYGTERAPIANR; translated from the coding sequence ATGGCTCAGGATCAGCCAATCACCCTCGACGTTGCACAACGGATCGCCGAACTCGAAGGAGTCCCCCTGGAAGAACTTCAGCCGCCGCTCCACACCGCTATCGATACCGACGCGCTCAATTCGTTCTTCGAATCATCCGGTTCGGATCGGCTACAACCCGCAATCGAATTTACGCACAAGGGCTACACGATTCAAATCGACCCCAGCGGAGACGTCACGGTCACCGATACCGACCCAGTTACCGCGTCCGGGAACTCGAGTTACGGAACGGAGCGCGCCCCGATCGCCAATCGGTAG
- a CDS encoding double zinc ribbon domain-containing protein: MSKITFRADDDLVEQLELLDISKSEAMRDALRSYLAADGPARGTQGAEREGTTAEPSGAIDELVRDRVDELLAARLDELGLESGSRTRGRSRGRSTEEVTVTIALEDDRRTGDRSARRDAENRRDETHTRVTEDGEKTPEPSRADDRESGADEASTECDQCGEHVDDEHVYCPNCGEKASRRLFCECGDEIRSDWAFCPGCGRRTPAADVLGQNSP, translated from the coding sequence ATGAGCAAGATCACGTTCCGCGCCGACGATGATCTCGTCGAGCAACTCGAGTTGCTCGACATTTCGAAAAGCGAAGCGATGCGGGACGCGCTTCGCTCGTATCTCGCAGCCGATGGCCCTGCTCGAGGAACGCAGGGGGCGGAACGTGAAGGGACGACGGCAGAGCCGTCGGGAGCGATCGACGAACTGGTTCGCGACCGCGTCGACGAACTGCTCGCGGCTCGACTCGACGAACTCGGTCTCGAGTCAGGTTCGCGCACACGCGGACGGAGTCGCGGTCGTAGCACTGAAGAGGTGACCGTTACCATCGCACTCGAGGACGACCGTCGGACGGGAGACCGGTCGGCACGACGTGACGCCGAAAACCGGCGGGATGAGACTCATACGCGCGTGACCGAGGATGGTGAGAAGACACCAGAACCGAGCCGGGCCGACGACCGTGAATCAGGAGCTGACGAAGCGAGCACGGAGTGCGACCAGTGTGGTGAACACGTCGACGACGAGCACGTGTACTGCCCCAACTGTGGTGAGAAGGCTTCGAGACGGCTGTTCTGTGAGTGTGGCGACGAAATTCGATCGGACTGGGCGTTCTGTCCCGGCTGTGGTCGCCGAACACCGGCCGCGGATGTGCTCGGTCAGAACAGTCCCTGA
- a CDS encoding ribbon-helix-helix domain-containing protein — MERVTLRIPKQQIDEVEQLVDSGEFPNRSEAIRSAVREMINEQHDGPSEQSGKRNWAKV; from the coding sequence ATGGAGCGTGTGACACTGCGAATTCCGAAACAGCAAATCGATGAGGTAGAGCAGCTGGTCGACTCGGGCGAGTTCCCGAACCGAAGCGAAGCGATTCGGTCGGCTGTCCGAGAAATGATCAACGAGCAACACGACGGACCAAGCGAACAGTCCGGCAAACGAAACTGGGCCAAGGTATAA
- the ftsZ gene encoding cell division protein FtsZ, translated as MQDIVQDALENAEQEAREMDADMDDDEFGDPRIVIVGCGGAGNNTINRLYNIGVDGADTVAINTDKQHLKMIEADTKILVGKSLTNGLGAGGDPSMGERATEMAQGTIKEVLGDADLVFVTAGMGGGTGTGAAPVVSEIAKEQGAIVVGMVSTPFNVERARTVKAEEGLEKLREQADSIIVLDNNRLLDYVPNLPIGKAFSVMDQIIAETVKGISETITQPSLINLDYADMSTIMNQGGVAVMLVGETQDKNKSDEVVKDAMNHPLLDVDYRGASGGLVHITGGPDLTLKEAEGIADNITERLEASANVIWGARIQENYKGKVRVMAIMTGVQSAQVLGPTTQKQADKSRQSIEGVKSADFDASNNVKETGTGYGAHSDGGRDEVEKQNGVDVIR; from the coding sequence ATGCAGGATATCGTACAAGACGCACTCGAGAACGCAGAACAGGAGGCCCGAGAGATGGATGCCGACATGGACGACGACGAGTTCGGCGATCCACGAATCGTCATCGTCGGCTGTGGCGGTGCGGGTAACAATACGATCAACCGGCTGTATAACATCGGCGTCGACGGTGCCGATACCGTGGCGATCAACACGGACAAACAGCACCTCAAAATGATCGAGGCCGACACGAAGATCCTCGTCGGCAAGTCGCTCACGAACGGTCTCGGCGCTGGCGGTGACCCCTCGATGGGCGAACGCGCCACCGAGATGGCACAAGGGACGATCAAGGAGGTTCTCGGAGACGCCGACCTCGTATTCGTGACCGCGGGCATGGGTGGCGGAACCGGTACCGGTGCCGCCCCCGTCGTCTCCGAAATCGCCAAAGAGCAAGGAGCGATCGTCGTCGGCATGGTCTCGACGCCGTTCAACGTCGAGCGTGCCCGGACGGTGAAAGCCGAGGAAGGTCTCGAGAAACTGCGCGAGCAGGCCGACTCGATCATCGTGCTCGACAACAACCGGCTGCTCGATTACGTCCCGAACCTCCCGATCGGCAAGGCGTTCTCGGTGATGGACCAGATCATCGCCGAGACCGTCAAGGGAATCTCGGAGACCATTACCCAACCCTCGCTGATCAACCTGGACTACGCGGACATGTCCACCATCATGAACCAGGGTGGCGTCGCCGTCATGCTGGTCGGTGAGACCCAGGACAAGAACAAGAGCGACGAGGTCGTCAAGGACGCGATGAACCACCCGCTGCTCGACGTCGACTATCGTGGTGCCTCGGGCGGACTCGTCCACATCACCGGCGGCCCGGACCTCACGCTCAAAGAGGCAGAGGGAATCGCAGACAACATCACCGAGCGCCTCGAGGCCTCGGCGAACGTCATCTGGGGCGCTCGGATCCAGGAGAACTACAAGGGCAAAGTCCGCGTCATGGCGATCATGACCGGCGTACAAAGCGCCCAGGTTCTCGGTCCGACGACGCAGAAACAAGCCGACAAATCGCGCCAGAGCATCGAAGGCGTGAAAAGCGCCGACTTCGACGCGAGCAACAACGTCAAAGAGACCGGCACCGGATACGGAGCCCACAGCGACGGTGGCCGCGACGAAGTCGAGAAACAAAACGGCGTCGACGTAATCCGATAA
- the ncsA gene encoding tRNA 2-thiolation protein NcsA, which produces MDCNRCDEEAVMHAAYSGAHLCADHFRESVEKRVRRRVRRDDLVPHDATPDNPQTWVIGLSGGKDSVVLTRILHDTFAKDPRIELVGLTIHEGIEGYRDKSLEACIELTDDLEIDHEVVSYEEEFGVQMDDVVEDDPENMAACAYCGVFRRDLLSKYADELEADILLTGHNLDDEAQSALMNFLEGDVEQIAKHFEASLGPLSERDEQDEFVPRAKPLRDVPEKEIALYAHLNDLPAHITECPHSSEAYRGEIQRLLYGLEENHPGTRHSILSGYEELASILSDEFSGGDGADLQACVECGSTTTREICRKCSLLESLA; this is translated from the coding sequence ATGGACTGTAACCGGTGTGACGAGGAGGCGGTCATGCACGCTGCCTACTCGGGGGCGCACCTCTGTGCGGATCACTTTCGGGAGTCGGTCGAGAAGCGGGTGCGCCGACGGGTGCGGCGGGACGATCTCGTCCCACACGACGCGACGCCCGACAACCCCCAGACGTGGGTAATCGGCCTCTCCGGCGGCAAGGACAGCGTCGTCCTCACGCGGATCCTTCACGACACCTTCGCGAAGGATCCCCGTATCGAACTCGTGGGGCTCACGATCCACGAGGGCATCGAGGGCTACCGGGACAAGAGCCTCGAGGCCTGCATCGAACTCACCGACGACCTCGAGATCGACCACGAGGTCGTCAGCTACGAGGAGGAGTTCGGGGTTCAGATGGACGACGTCGTCGAGGACGACCCCGAGAACATGGCGGCCTGTGCCTACTGCGGCGTCTTCCGGCGGGATCTGCTGTCGAAATACGCCGACGAACTCGAGGCGGACATCCTGCTCACGGGGCACAACCTGGACGACGAGGCCCAGTCGGCCCTGATGAACTTCCTCGAGGGTGACGTCGAACAGATCGCGAAGCACTTCGAGGCCAGTCTGGGACCGCTATCCGAACGCGACGAGCAAGACGAGTTCGTCCCGCGCGCGAAACCCCTTCGGGACGTCCCGGAGAAGGAAATCGCCCTCTACGCCCACCTCAACGATCTTCCGGCCCACATCACGGAATGTCCCCACTCGAGCGAGGCCTACCGCGGCGAGATCCAGCGACTGCTCTACGGTCTGGAGGAGAACCATCCGGGAACTCGTCACTCCATCCTCTCGGGCTACGAGGAACTCGCCAGCATTCTCTCCGACGAGTTCAGCGGCGGCGACGGTGCCGACCTGCAAGCGTGCGTCGAGTGTGGCTCGACGACGACCCGAGAGATCTGTCGGAAGTGTTCGTTGCTCGAGTCGCTGGCTTGA
- a CDS encoding alpha/beta fold hydrolase has protein sequence MRHRIFNEDDENELVFVMGWGNRWTHENVSWLIGKLTDAGYRVHAFELPTNIDDFKADWLEPIAEYVVDLDGYQLLGHSAGALIAQALDGAENHVYLSPWWGYSEAYPALLVDAVSKLPTTLPCVPVGEMDRETLGERATDHQIATTPRWVSPAFVRETRRGQEELLTIDHDAVVFCSLRDPVVSLRPIGERVPAEHVVLYDGGHELFSSASRDRHIDTLLTALEDGAEAVEENEDVDGDEEEPVPA, from the coding sequence ATGAGACACCGAATCTTCAACGAGGACGACGAGAACGAACTCGTCTTCGTTATGGGCTGGGGAAACCGCTGGACCCACGAGAACGTAAGCTGGCTCATCGGAAAGCTCACGGATGCGGGCTACCGCGTTCACGCGTTCGAACTCCCCACGAACATCGACGACTTCAAAGCTGACTGGCTCGAGCCGATCGCCGAGTACGTCGTCGATCTCGATGGGTACCAGCTCCTCGGCCACAGCGCGGGCGCGCTGATCGCCCAGGCGCTCGACGGCGCGGAAAACCACGTCTACCTGAGCCCGTGGTGGGGGTACAGCGAGGCCTATCCGGCGCTGCTGGTGGATGCGGTGTCGAAACTGCCGACGACGCTCCCCTGCGTGCCGGTCGGCGAAATGGACCGAGAGACTCTCGGCGAGCGGGCGACCGACCACCAGATCGCGACGACGCCGCGGTGGGTGTCGCCAGCGTTCGTCCGGGAAACCCGTCGCGGGCAAGAAGAGTTGCTGACGATCGACCACGACGCGGTCGTCTTCTGTTCGCTTCGCGACCCCGTCGTCAGTTTGCGTCCGATCGGCGAGCGGGTTCCCGCCGAACACGTCGTCCTCTACGACGGCGGCCACGAACTATTCTCCTCAGCGAGTCGGGACCGCCATATCGACACGCTCCTCACCGCCCTCGAGGACGGTGCCGAAGCCGTCGAGGAGAACGAAGATGTCGATGGGGACGAGGAAGAACCAGTTCCGGCCTAA
- a CDS encoding DUF4442 domain-containing protein → MFASLRSRLYRLGFNCVPAYRGTGGRVTYVAPDWQEIRVKLPLSWRTRNYVGTIFGGSIYAAVDPFYMMMLLKTLGDVYVVWDKEADIRFKKPGQETLYARFRLSDEELEAIRAELAVEGTESIDRHYTVDLVDANGTVHATVRKTIYISTDETKKV, encoded by the coding sequence ATGTTCGCGTCTCTGCGCTCCCGCCTCTATCGGCTCGGCTTCAACTGCGTTCCGGCCTACCGCGGAACCGGCGGCCGGGTGACGTACGTCGCCCCCGACTGGCAGGAGATCCGCGTAAAACTCCCGCTTTCCTGGCGGACGCGCAACTACGTCGGAACGATCTTCGGCGGCAGCATCTACGCCGCTGTCGATCCGTTCTACATGATGATGTTGCTGAAAACGCTCGGCGACGTCTACGTCGTCTGGGACAAGGAGGCCGATATCCGCTTCAAAAAGCCCGGACAGGAGACCCTGTACGCGAGGTTTCGGCTTAGCGACGAGGAACTCGAGGCGATCCGGGCCGAACTCGCAGTCGAGGGAACGGAGTCGATCGACCGCCATTACACCGTTGATCTCGTCGACGCGAACGGGACCGTCCACGCGACCGTTCGGAAGACGATCTACATCTCGACCGACGAGACGAAGAAGGTTTGA
- a CDS encoding DUF7095 family protein has protein sequence MSGFERRDAVDRLEELVDTVEEERMPVPVREVWAFGDVALGLDPVDRLDIYLTKDILMRDDSDSDTATTDGGMGDEYDIEGVGKSVRADWAAEYPEYLRANANGHAAPERCLAAHLLGEVDDDDPIHFEVCNAPFEDNVTQRLRGAKLREDYTQLLDPRGVCLWAEGTRSEEAMRKLREGELALPTLSSALEMLGLDGEEAETAARDLHAWREQQDGVTVRGDVI, from the coding sequence ATGAGTGGTTTCGAGCGCCGTGACGCGGTCGATCGTCTCGAGGAACTCGTCGACACCGTCGAGGAGGAGCGAATGCCCGTCCCGGTCCGGGAGGTGTGGGCCTTCGGCGACGTCGCGCTCGGACTCGATCCCGTCGATCGCCTCGATATCTACCTGACGAAGGACATCCTGATGCGAGACGACAGCGATTCGGACACGGCGACGACTGACGGCGGAATGGGCGACGAGTACGACATCGAGGGCGTCGGCAAGTCCGTTCGGGCCGATTGGGCCGCCGAGTACCCGGAATACCTCCGGGCGAACGCGAACGGCCACGCCGCCCCCGAACGGTGTCTCGCCGCGCACCTGCTCGGCGAGGTCGACGACGACGATCCGATCCACTTCGAGGTCTGTAACGCGCCCTTCGAGGACAACGTCACCCAACGGTTGCGGGGCGCGAAACTGCGCGAGGACTACACCCAGTTGCTCGATCCACGCGGCGTCTGCCTCTGGGCCGAGGGAACCCGAAGCGAGGAGGCCATGCGAAAACTCCGCGAGGGAGAACTGGCGCTGCCGACGCTCTCGAGCGCGCTGGAGATGCTCGGGTTGGACGGCGAGGAGGCCGAGACGGCAGCGCGTGACCTCCACGCCTGGCGCGAACAGCAGGACGGCGTAACCGTCCGCGGCGACGTCATCTGA
- a CDS encoding ABC transporter permease subunit: MLELSRYDGRHRLTGSVYLSIAMSLLAVVVIWIYPSFSGSFEDVDEEFLQAYPEGVIQLFDIRTMASLEGFLAFELYIFGWTILLGLYLAYLAAGTVASDVERGRMDILLSMPISRARMVAEKFASLAVPIVVVNVITPLVIYAAAALIDEPISAADLAAVHLLSIPYLFACAGIGLVASVVVDRTSIAQRIALGITFGLFMLESLLSGTEYEAIGAIAPMRYFDPNEILLDGTYDLVGAGVLVAVTVGLLVVAQLWFSRTDID, translated from the coding sequence ATGCTTGAACTCTCCCGTTACGACGGTCGTCACCGTCTCACGGGCAGCGTCTACCTCTCGATCGCGATGTCGCTGCTGGCGGTCGTCGTCATCTGGATCTATCCCTCGTTCAGCGGGTCCTTCGAGGACGTGGACGAGGAGTTTCTACAGGCCTACCCCGAGGGAGTTATTCAGCTGTTCGACATCCGGACGATGGCGTCCCTCGAGGGCTTTCTCGCCTTCGAACTCTACATCTTCGGCTGGACGATCCTGCTCGGGCTCTACCTCGCTTACCTCGCGGCCGGGACGGTCGCCAGCGACGTCGAGCGCGGCCGGATGGATATCTTGCTGTCGATGCCGATCTCGCGGGCTCGGATGGTCGCCGAGAAGTTCGCCTCGCTGGCCGTACCGATCGTCGTCGTCAACGTCATCACGCCGCTCGTCATCTACGCGGCGGCGGCGCTGATCGACGAACCGATCTCGGCTGCGGATCTGGCGGCCGTACACCTCCTCTCGATCCCCTATCTCTTCGCCTGCGCCGGAATCGGGCTGGTCGCCTCCGTCGTCGTCGATCGCACGAGCATCGCCCAGCGCATCGCACTCGGGATCACGTTCGGCCTGTTCATGCTCGAGTCGCTGCTCTCGGGGACGGAGTACGAAGCGATCGGGGCGATCGCGCCGATGCGATACTTCGACCCGAACGAAATACTGCTCGACGGAACGTACGATCTCGTCGGGGCGGGCGTTCTCGTCGCGGTAACGGTCGGTCTCCTCGTCGTCGCACAGCTGTGGTTCTCGCGAACCGATATCGATTAA
- a CDS encoding ABC transporter ATP-binding protein yields the protein MAAIELEGLTKDYGEVLANDGVTFAVERGEIFGYLGPNGAGKTTTIRTLLGFLSPTAGSGRLLGHDITDEDELIEAKRRLGYLPDSPAFDETATGREILELHASIKGDERSDELLELFDPPLDRQVRDYSHGNVRKLGLVTTFMHDPDLVILDEPTGGLDPLMQQRFAEFLRRERERGLTVFFSSHILGEVRRLCDRVGIIRNGRLVAVEPVESLLDRSGKVVRLRAPDPIPVETLEIDGVHDLETSLEPSGNEEPASPPSPATFTECTFTFTGDVNVLLERLREYRLLDLSLEEAPLEDVFMRFYGGEGAGDEPEQQPSPTGVTDDA from the coding sequence ATGGCTGCGATCGAACTCGAGGGGCTGACGAAGGACTACGGGGAGGTGCTGGCCAACGACGGCGTGACGTTCGCCGTCGAACGCGGCGAGATTTTCGGCTACCTCGGACCGAACGGTGCCGGCAAGACGACGACGATCCGGACGCTGCTCGGTTTTCTCTCGCCGACGGCGGGTTCGGGCCGACTGCTCGGACACGACATCACCGACGAAGACGAACTCATCGAGGCCAAACGCCGACTCGGATACCTCCCCGACAGCCCGGCGTTCGACGAGACCGCGACGGGCCGGGAGATCCTCGAGTTACACGCCTCGATCAAGGGCGACGAACGCAGCGACGAGTTGCTTGAACTGTTCGATCCGCCGCTCGACCGGCAGGTTCGGGACTACTCCCATGGTAACGTCCGGAAACTCGGCCTCGTAACGACGTTCATGCACGATCCGGACCTGGTGATACTCGACGAGCCGACGGGTGGACTCGACCCCCTGATGCAACAGCGCTTCGCCGAGTTCCTCCGTCGCGAACGAGAGCGAGGCCTGACGGTCTTTTTCTCGTCGCACATTTTGGGCGAGGTGCGACGGCTCTGTGATCGCGTCGGAATCATCCGGAACGGACGGCTCGTCGCGGTCGAACCCGTCGAATCGTTACTCGACCGCAGCGGGAAGGTCGTCCGCCTGCGCGCACCCGATCCGATCCCGGTCGAGACGCTCGAGATCGACGGCGTCCACGATCTCGAGACGAGTCTGGAACCGAGCGGGAACGAAGAACCCGCCTCACCGCCGTCGCCGGCGACGTTTACCGAGTGTACGTTCACGTTCACCGGTGACGTCAACGTCCTGCTCGAGCGCCTGCGGGAGTACCGTTTGCTCGATCTGTCGCTCGAGGAGGCTCCCCTCGAGGACGTCTTCATGCGCTTTTACGGCGGCGAAGGTGCAGGGGATGAGCCCGAACAGCAGCCGAGTCCGACGGGGGTGACCGACGATGCTTGA
- a CDS encoding class I SAM-dependent methyltransferase — MREFSEDYLRRTREGMWDDSRTALEPLALEAHDRILDVGCGTGELSRVLREESDGATVIGCDADSELLEIATGYDESIPVVAGDALRLPFPDDTFDLVVCQALLINLPDPAAALEEFARVSTDLVAAVEPDNAAVEIDSSVDAENRLERRARTAYLDGVPTDVALGADARAAFEDAGLEVFETRRYDHVRTTEPPYSEGALAAARRKATGAGLADDRETMLSGAMTEAEYDDLRSTWREMGRDVIDQMGTRAYRREESVPFFVTVGRIS; from the coding sequence GTGCGCGAGTTCTCCGAGGACTACCTGCGCCGGACCCGCGAGGGGATGTGGGACGACTCCCGAACCGCCCTCGAGCCGCTGGCTCTCGAAGCCCACGACCGAATCCTCGACGTCGGCTGCGGGACCGGCGAGTTGAGCCGCGTCCTCCGCGAGGAGTCAGACGGTGCCACGGTGATCGGCTGCGACGCCGATAGCGAACTGCTCGAGATAGCTACCGGCTACGACGAGTCCATCCCAGTCGTCGCGGGCGACGCCCTTCGACTCCCGTTTCCCGACGATACTTTCGACCTCGTAGTCTGTCAGGCGTTGTTGATCAACCTCCCCGACCCCGCGGCCGCGCTCGAGGAGTTCGCTCGCGTCTCGACCGACCTCGTCGCAGCGGTCGAACCCGACAACGCCGCCGTCGAGATAGACTCGAGCGTCGACGCCGAAAACCGTCTCGAGCGCCGGGCGAGAACGGCCTACCTCGACGGCGTCCCCACGGACGTCGCGCTCGGTGCCGACGCTCGAGCGGCGTTCGAAGATGCGGGGCTCGAGGTGTTCGAGACCAGACGGTACGATCACGTTCGGACGACCGAACCACCGTACAGCGAGGGGGCGCTGGCCGCCGCGCGCCGGAAAGCGACCGGGGCGGGGCTGGCCGACGACCGCGAGACGATGCTCTCGGGAGCGATGACCGAAGCCGAGTACGACGACCTTCGGAGTACCTGGCGGGAGATGGGCCGCGACGTGATCGACCAGATGGGGACTCGAGCGTACCGCCGCGAGGAGTCCGTCCCCTTCTTCGTCACCGTCGGGCGGATTTCGTAG